A genomic window from Emys orbicularis isolate rEmyOrb1 chromosome 8, rEmyOrb1.hap1, whole genome shotgun sequence includes:
- the SERPINC1 gene encoding antithrombin-III, with protein MHLFMWLIISLWGAVAPQYHPVEDICTAKPRDIPVNPMCIYRNPEKKESEGLGLEQVKEKIPESTNPRVWELSKANTHFATEFYKYLADSKNDNENIFMSPLSISTAFAMTKLGACGNTLQQLMEVFRFDTISEKTSDQIHFFFAKLNCRLYKKANKSSELVSANRLFGEKSLTFNETYQNISEVVYGAKLWPLNFKENPEQSRTLINEWIANKTEKRITDVIPEGGIDDLTVLVLVNTIYFKGHWKSEFPAQNTKRDKFYRSDGQICATPMMYQENKFRHVSVPSDHVQVVELPYKGDDITMVLILPTKGTSLGEVERDLTPERLQSWLGSMKEISLSVYLPRFRIEDHFSLKEKLRHMGLVDLFSPEHAKLPGIVAEGRTDLYVSDAFHKAFLEVNEEGSEAAASTVVMISGRSFPMNKMIFNANRPFLLLIREVAINTIIFMGRISNPCP; from the exons ATGCATCTATTCATGTGGTTGATCATCAGCCTCTGGGGTGCAGTAGCTCCTCAGTACCACCCTGTGGAAGATATCTGCACTGCAAAGCCAAGGGATATCCCAGTGAATCCCATGTGCATTTACCGTAACCCTGAGAAGAAGGAGAGTGAGGGGCTAGGGTTGGAGCAAGTGAAGGAGAAGATTCCAGAATCTACTAATCCCCGTGTCTGGGAGTTATCAAAGGCCAACACCCACTTCGCCACGGAATTCTACAAATACCTGGCAGACTCCAAGAATGACAATGAAAACATCTTCATGTCACCCCTCAGCATCTCCACGGCCTTTGCAATGACCAAACTCGGTGCTTGCGGTAACACCCTCCAGCAGCTCATGGAG GTTTTCCGGTTTGACACCATTTCAGAGAAGACATCTGATCAGATCCACTTCTTCTTCGCCAAGCTGAATTGCCGACTTTATAAGAAGGCCAACAAATCCTCAGAGCTGGTGTCGGCCAATCGTCTCTTTGGGGAGAAATCTCTGACCTTCAACGAGACCTACCAGAACATCAGTGAGGTGGTTTACGGAGCCAAACTCTGGCCCTTGAACTTCAAA GAAAACCCGGAGCAGTCCAGGACTCTAATTAACGAGTGGATCGCTAATAAAACTGAAAAGCGCATTACTGACGTGATCCCTGAGGGAGGCATTGATGACCTCACTGTCCTGGTGCTGGTCAACACCATTTACTTTAAG GGGCACTGGAAATCAGAGTTCCCTGCTCAGAACACAAAAAGGGATAAGTTCTATAGAAGCGACGGCCAAATCTGTGCCACCCCCATGATGTATCAGGAGAACAAGTTCCGTCACGTCTCCGTCCCCAGCGACCACGTGCAGGTGGTGGAGCTACCGTACAAAGGGGATGACATCACCATGGTTCTCATCCTGCCCACCAAGGGCACATCTCTTGGAGAAGTAGAGCGGGACCTGACCCCAGAGCggctgcagagctggctgggctCTATGAAGGAGATCTCGCTCTCTGTCTACCTCCCCCGCTTCCGCATCGAAGACCACTTCAGTCTGAAGGAGAAGCTGCGGCACATGGGGCTGGTGGATCTCTTCAGCCCTGAACATGCCAAGCTGCCAG gtaTAGTTGCAGAGGGCCGTACAGACCTGTATGTGTCTGATGCTTTCCACAAAGCCTTCCTTGAG GTGAATGAGGAAGGCAGTGAGGCAGCAGCTTCTACCGTAGTTATGATCTCGGGGCGTTCGTTTCCCATGAACAAAATGATCTTCAATGCGAACAGGCCCTTCCTGCTGCTCATCCGGGAAGTTGCCATCAACACCATCATCTTCATGGGCCGAATATCCAATCCCTGCCCTTAA